A window from Musa acuminata AAA Group cultivar baxijiao unplaced genomic scaffold, Cavendish_Baxijiao_AAA HiC_scaffold_1139, whole genome shotgun sequence encodes these proteins:
- the LOC135671438 gene encoding transcription factor PCL1-like, producing MGEEAGDAYCDRISASGRGGGDEGRVVEWELGLPGGHHLVSLSQTLIPPELASAFRINPEPARTLLDVHRASQHTVSNLRRAAPSPAAAAALRYFHPFPSPAADDDDDDDDDDEDRPVAVEGDEHSRKAPRMDSASPSPAEEAESFAPPLENSNDDQSVRTLKRPRLVWTPQLHKRFVDVVAHLGIKNAVPKTIMQLMNVEGLTRENVASHLQKYRLYLKRMQGLSNEGPSSSDHLFTSTPVPQSLREQQLPMSVPYAMPTMIPMPVFGMAHPHAHGNPMVPVNNNQVGGAFHGFEGHHPHGDFGERPKDW from the coding sequence ATGGGCGAAGAGGCTGGAGACGCCTACTGCGACCGGATCTCCGCCTCCggacgcggaggcggcgacgaggGTAGGGTCGTCGAGTGGGAGCTTGGCCTCCCCGGCGGACACCACCTCGTCTCACTGTCGCAGACTCTGATCCCGCCGGAGCTCGCCTCGGCCTTCCGGATCAACCCCGAGCCCGCCCGTACCCTTCTCGACGTCCACCGTGCCTCCCAGCACACCGTCTCCAACCTCCGCCGCGCTGCAccctcccccgccgccgccgctgctctccGATACTTCCACCCCTTCCCCTCGCCCGcagccgacgacgacgacgacgacgacgacgacgacgaagaccGCCCCGTGGCCGTCGAGGGCGACGAGCACTCGCGTAAGGCCCCGCGGATGGACTCCGCTTCCCCATCCCCCGCCGAGGAGGCCGAGTCCTTCGCCCCCCCGCTGGAGAACTCCAACGACGATCAATCCGTCCGGACCCTTAAGCGGCCGCGCCTCGTCTGGACGCCGCAGCTCCACAAGCGGTTCGTCGACGTGGTGGCGCACCTCGGCATCAAGAACGCCGTGCCGAAGACCATCATGCAGCTGATGAACGTGGAGGGGCTGACGAGGGAGAACGTGGCCAGCCATCTCCAAAAGTACAGGCTTTACCTGAAGAGGATGCAGGGGCTGTCGAACGAGGGGCCGTCGTCGTCCGACCATCTCTTTACCTCGACCCCGGTGCCGCAGAGCCTCCGCGAGCAGCAGTTGCCGATGTCCGTGCCCTACGCCATGCCCACCATGATTCCGATGCCGGTCTTCGGCATGGCTCATCCACATGCCCATGGAAATCCGATGGTACCGGTCAACAACAACCAGGTGGGCGGGGCTTTTCATGGATTCGAGGGGCATCATCCACATGGAGATTTTGGGGAGCGCCCAAAGGATTGGTGA
- the LOC135671516 gene encoding probable E3 ubiquitin-protein ligase RHC2A, with protein sequence MPSSMTTASMYWCYRCSRFVRVRPQDAVVCPDCDGGFLEEVGGSPLPLGPAAELPPPQGFPSSAALTLGSHGSSAEAGPLQPSELRFRQNRRAAAGDRSPFNPVIVLRGASDGDRDEDRSTASNFELYYDDGTAAGLRPLPESISDFLMSSGFDRLLEQFAHIEINGMGHDRGSERPPASKVAIESMPTIEIVDDHIGKDCHCAICMDVFELGTEAREMPCKHIYHQDCILPWLSLRNSCPVCRHEMPTDVQERGSAVAEGDDQAAVTGSEEEMVGLTIWRLPGGGFAVGRFSGGRRAGEREFPVVYTEMDGGFNHSGAPRRISWTSRRSRLRESGGIGRTIRNFFSFFRRSRSASSSSRSIAESDAAFSRGHERGSVFRWRSRRRSINMDGGTDVTS encoded by the coding sequence ATGCCTTCTTCCATGACGACGGCGTCGATGTATTGGTGCTACCGGTGTAGCCGCTTCGTGCGGGTAAGGCCGCAGGACGCTGTCGTCTGCCccgactgcgacggtggcttcctcgaggaggtgggcggctCGCCTCTCCCTCTCGGACCCGCAGCTGAGCTCCCCCCCCCTCAGGGGTTCCCCTCTTCCGCCGCGCTCACGCTCGGCAGCCACGGATCCTCCGCGGAGGCCGGCCCACTTCAACCATCCGAGCTCAGATTCCGCCAGAACCGACGTGCGGCTGCCGGCGACCGCTCACCCTTCAATCCGGTCATCGTTCTTCGCGGCGCGTCTGACGGCGACCGTGATGAGGATCGCTCGACCGCTAGTAACTTCGAGCTTTACTATGACGATGGCACAGCAGCCGGCCTCCGCCCCTTGCCGGAAAGCATCTCGGATTTCCTGATGAGCTCTGGCTTCGACCGCCTCCTCGAGCAGTTCGCCCATATCGAGATCAACGGCATGGGTCACGACAGAGGAAGCGAGCGCCCCCCGGCGTCAAAGGTCGCCATCGAGTCGATGCCTACGATAGAGATCGTAGACGACCACATCGGGAAAGACTGCCATTGCGCCATCTGCATGGATGTCTTCGAGCTCGGGACGGAGGCCCGGGAGATGCCCTGCAAACACATCTATCATCAAGATTGCATTTTGCCGTGGCTTTCGCTCCGCAACTCGTGCCCTGTCTGCCGCCATGAGATGCCTACCGATGTGCAAGAACGGGGTTCTGCGGTTGCAGAAGGCGATGACCAAGCTGCTGTCACCGGGAGCGAAGAGGAGATGGTAGGTCTCACCATATGGAGGCTTCCAGGTGGAGGGTTTGCAGTGGGGAGGTTCTCAGGGGGCAGAAGAGCAGGGGAACGAGAGTTTCCCGTTGTCTACACTGAGATGGATGGTGGATTCAACCACAGTGGAGCACCAAGAAGGATCTCATGGACCTCGAGAAGGAGTAGGCTGAGGGAGAGTGGTGGAATTGGTCGGACTATTCGTAACTTCTTCTCATTCTTTCGGCGGTCACGATCGGCTTCGTCTTCTTCAAGGTCGATTGCAGAATCTGATGCTGCATTTTCTCGTGGGCACGAAAGAGGTTCAGTTTTCAGGTGGCGTTCACGAAGGCGGAGCATCAACATGGATGGCGGCACCGATGTGACTTCTTGA